The genomic region ATATATACTTCCAGGATCAAGATTGGGAAAAAGCTTATGCTTCTTATGCCCCCCTTTTAGATCAGATGAGCGAGCGCATCCCCTCGGAGCAATTTGAAATCAGTTTGCGGTACGGCATCAGCGCAATGAAAACAGACCGGTTTGTAGAAGCAAAAAAGGGGCTGTTACTAGCAAAAAATATCAATCCAAACCATTTTGAAATAAACTATAACCTTGGGTATATTTATTATATCCAGAAAGAATATGAAAAAGCAGTTCCATTTTTACGGAAAGCGCTGCTCACACAACCGGATAACGTGATGGCGTTAAAATATCTTGGCTACACGCTCCAAAGTTTACGGAAATATCAAGAGGCGCTCCCCAGTTTAAAAAAAGTATTGGATGTACAGCCGGATAATAAGGAAGCCCTCTTTGCGATGGGAGAGTGCTTTTATGAAGTCGGCTCAAACGATCAGGCATTAAAGATATTTACGCATTTACGAGTATCGCCGGAAGTAGGGCCGCGCGCAGCGCTCTATGCAGGTTTAATACGAATGCGTGCGGGTCAATTGGAGAAGTCGATCGAAGATTTTGAAATCGGCCTAAAACATGACGGCATTCCGTTGGATATCATGAATGAACTGCGTTATAATTTAGCTGCAGCACGGATCAAAACGCAAGACTTACAAAAGGCACTAATACAGTTAAAGGAAATCCAGACCGTCAGTCCGGGCTATAAAGATGTTGCATCCCTCATTATGCGGTATCAGGAGTTAAATCAGAATAAGAATCTTCATACCTATTTGATGGCGGGGCAGAGCGAGTTTGTCGGATTGTGCCGCAGGATTGTTTCGCGCTTTTTTCCAAACGCTAAAGTAAAGATCCTTGATATCAGCGTCCTCGCGACCTATACCGATATTGTTGCCGAAATCGACACGCCAAAATGGGCAGATCTCGTAATATTCCGATTCTTCCGTTCCCAAGGTTCGGTCGGTGAGCTTGTACTGCGTGATTTCCATGGCAGGATTAAAGAGATGAAGGCCGGTAAGGGGATTTGTATGACTGCCGGTACCTTTACAGAAGAGGCACGCCGCTTTACGGAAGGCCGCCCGCTGGATCTCTTTGATAAGAATCGCTTGAACAAAGTCTTAAACGCAATCGGGTAGTTTTCAAGACAAAAAAACGCCACGACTACGGCAACCACATCAGAAATATTTTAAGTGTGTGTTTTCCTTCTATGCGAAATTTCATAGGTATAAGGTGAGCGTCTACAATGGCGCCGCTCACCTTAACCGTCAAGTTTTCTTTCGAAAACTTGCGCATTGATGTGTGCGCTTTTCGCGCACGAATGCAACAGTTTCCAAAATTCATATTTTGTTCAACCGTTGCATTTTACGGAAATAAAATTTCGCATATTTTTTCTAACAGGTGGTAAACGCATTAGGCCGAGTATATAAAAATCGCAGAAAAATTGAGGCTGATGGTTAAAAATAATTTTTGCGTTAGCCTTTTGAAAAGAGGTGAGGCAGATACGAGGCATGAACAAAAATTACCCACAGGCGTGCTTTTTGCACGTCGAGGACTAATTTTTGTGAAATAACGAAGTAGATACCCGCATATTTTCAAAAGGAAAGGTTGAGCAGCCACAATCATTCTGCGGGGAACACGAACATTGTACTTCCTTGTACAATGTTCGTGTCAAGTTTTTTTAGCAAAAAACTTGCTGCTGATTAGTATCACCGCCATCCGTGGCGGATATGAAAAAGAATAAGGCCTAATGCGTTTACCGCTGCCGTATTTTTTGTACGGCAGTCTTTAATAAGGAATCTCCCGTTATCAAAAGCAGCGCCAAAATAATCAGTGCGAAAAGCGCGGCGCTGATAAAGAGCGGAAGTCCTTGTGCGATAATACGGGGGTATGCCGCTAACGGGTCGTAGAGCCGTGCTCCGAAAAAATACAACGGGGCGGCGGCAATCAGCGAAAAAAGCAGCATCTTAACGGTAAAGCCTGAAGCTGATACAAGCAATGTACGCACATCGATTGAATCGCTTTTGGTAAGAAAATACAGCAAAAGGCCGGTGTTGACGGCGCTCGCAGCGGTCAGTGCCAACGCGATACCGCCGCCTTGCATAATGCTCGCCAAAGCCGCCGCAAGCACAATATTGATTCCGAAACACGCAATGCCTGCAATCGTGGGACGTTTGGTATCGCTTTGCGCATAAAACGCCGAGGTTAAAATCCTGTTTAATGCAATAAAAAACAACCCTGCGATATGCCACTGAAAGGCTTGCAAGGTGAGCCGGACGGACTCGTCGGTAAAGCGGCGGCTCTTATACACCAAAATGATGATATGTTCGCCCGAACAGAGCAGGAAAATCGTTGCAGGAACGGTTACGAGCGCAATAATCTTTGCGGCATTCAATAGCAGTTTTTGAAATACTTCCCATTGCTTATTAACGGCATGGGCGGAAAGGTCGGGCAAGATAACCGTGCCGACGGAAACGGCGAAGATGCCGAGAATAAGTTCTTGTAAACGGATCGAATACTGCAAACTTGCCGCGACACCGACTCCGGAGTATGTCGCAAGCGCCGTGGAAACGAGGTCGTTGATTTGATACACCGCCGTACCTATCAAGGTCGGCACAA from Treponema vincentii harbors:
- a CDS encoding tetratricopeptide repeat protein codes for the protein MSVVIISLFIIIAVVAVVTVAMTGLKGRGSLSVGKKNKAAVIREATKRLAQNPNDSTALLMVGDIYFQDQDWEKAYASYAPLLDQMSERIPSEQFEISLRYGISAMKTDRFVEAKKGLLLAKNINPNHFEINYNLGYIYYIQKEYEKAVPFLRKALLTQPDNVMALKYLGYTLQSLRKYQEALPSLKKVLDVQPDNKEALFAMGECFYEVGSNDQALKIFTHLRVSPEVGPRAALYAGLIRMRAGQLEKSIEDFEIGLKHDGIPLDIMNELRYNLAAARIKTQDLQKALIQLKEIQTVSPGYKDVASLIMRYQELNQNKNLHTYLMAGQSEFVGLCRRIVSRFFPNAKVKILDISVLATYTDIVAEIDTPKWADLVIFRFFRSQGSVGELVLRDFHGRIKEMKAGKGICMTAGTFTEEARRFTEGRPLDLFDKNRLNKVLNAIG
- the murJ gene encoding murein biosynthesis integral membrane protein MurJ; translated protein: MNRKSSLLKSGISLSVLTLVSRVLGLIREMTKSAFLGTGPLADAFTVAFMIPNLLRRIFAENSMTVAFIPTFQTYLEEEKRNTPNAKASMKEFLSATFTMLSFAVTGTVIIGILCSDLIVAVFFPKIGDFSATVLLTRIMFPYLLLISVAAFFQGILNGVRSFLPTGITPILFNLSVIGCTFVLAKPCGNPALAMAIGVVIGGSCQMLFQLPFVLRAGFSFKLIPFRRCVRNAGARKILKLIVPTLIGTAVYQINDLVSTALATYSGVGVAASLQYSIRLQELILGIFAVSVGTVILPDLSAHAVNKQWEVFQKLLLNAAKIIALVTVPATIFLLCSGEHIIILVYKSRRFTDESVRLTLQAFQWHIAGLFFIALNRILTSAFYAQSDTKRPTIAGIACFGINIVLAAALASIMQGGGIALALTAASAVNTGLLLYFLTKSDSIDVRTLLVSASGFTVKMLLFSLIAAAPLYFFGARLYDPLAAYPRIIAQGLPLFISAALFALIILALLLITGDSLLKTAVQKIRQR